In Pristiophorus japonicus isolate sPriJap1 chromosome 2, sPriJap1.hap1, whole genome shotgun sequence, one genomic interval encodes:
- the LOC139236038 gene encoding BCL2/adenovirus E1B 19 kDa protein-interacting protein 3-like → MSDYSLAEESLHSSWVQLNYSQHSGPRALEHVPSSTSIHNGDMEQILLDAQHESEKNSSRASSHCDSPPLLMSPQMPHVPVEFETGSIGDSNSTQSDEENQERSREIEKLLKNNAEWIWYWSSRPENVPPKEFVFKHPKYSSSLSVRKTSVMKKGGIFSSEFVVFLIPSLLITHLFMLGVGIYIGKKLAASSASTL, encoded by the exons GTTCATGGGTGCAGCTAAACTACAGTCAGCACAGTGGCCCACGGGCCCTGGAGCATGTCCCCTCCTCGACCTCTATCCACAACGGGGACATGGAGCAGATCCTGCTGGACGCGCAGCACGAGTCGGAGAAAAACAGCTCGCGGGCCAGCTCCCACTGCGACAG CCCCCCCTTACTGATGAGCCCCCAGATGCCTCACGTTCCTGTCGAGTTTGAAACTGGGAGCATTGGAGACAGCAACAGCACTCAG TCTGACGAAGAGAATCAAGAGAGGAGTAGGGAGATTGAGAAATTACTGAAGAATAACGCTGAGTGGATCTGGTACTGGTCCAGTCGACCGGAAAATGTACCCCCAAA GGAATTTGTGTTCAAACATCCTAAATATTCCTCGAGTCTGAGTGTACGGAAGACCAGCGTGATGAAGAAAGGAGGAATCTTTAGTTCCGAGTTCGTAGTGttcctcattccctctctcctgaTAACTCACCTGTTTATGCTGGGAGTTGG AATATACATTGGCAAAAAACTGGCTGCATCATCCGCAAGTACCTTGTAG